The Candidatus Manganitrophus noduliformans genome includes a window with the following:
- a CDS encoding NAD-dependent epimerase/dehydratase family protein, with amino-acid sequence MKKQILISGGAGFIGSHLADELLAHGYRVRALDNLSEQVHGPRAGRPDYLHPDVELIVGDVRDRAAVRRALEGVDAVYHFAAAVGVGQSMYEIARYTEVNNLGTAVLLEALIERPVERLIVASSMSLYGEGLYRAADGRLISESERSLPQLKASEWEVRDAEGKILEPIATPETKPPCLSSVYALSKYDQERICLMIGRAYRFPAVALRFFNVFGTRQALSNPYTGVLAIFASRLLNGNRPLIFEDGLQRRDFVSVYDVARACRLALEVPEAAGEALNIGSGRSYTIREVADRMAAALGKEGIQPEITGQYRAGDIRHCFADITRARKVLGYEPRVTLEEGLVELASWLKGQVAIDRVSDARAELAARGLTR; translated from the coding sequence ATGAAGAAGCAGATCCTCATCAGCGGCGGCGCGGGTTTCATCGGCTCTCATCTGGCCGATGAACTCCTCGCGCACGGCTATCGCGTCCGCGCCCTCGACAATCTTTCGGAGCAGGTCCACGGCCCCCGCGCGGGGCGGCCCGATTATCTACATCCCGATGTGGAATTGATCGTGGGAGACGTTCGCGATCGGGCGGCGGTCCGGCGCGCCTTGGAAGGGGTCGATGCGGTCTACCATTTTGCGGCGGCGGTCGGCGTCGGCCAAAGCATGTACGAGATCGCGCGTTACACCGAGGTGAACAACCTCGGCACCGCCGTCCTCCTGGAAGCGTTGATCGAGCGGCCGGTGGAGCGGCTGATCGTGGCGTCGAGCATGAGCTTGTACGGCGAGGGGCTCTACCGGGCGGCCGACGGCCGCCTGATCTCCGAGTCGGAGCGGAGTCTCCCGCAGCTCAAGGCCTCCGAATGGGAGGTCCGGGATGCCGAAGGTAAAATCCTCGAGCCGATCGCCACGCCGGAGACGAAGCCGCCTTGTCTCTCTTCGGTTTATGCCCTCTCCAAATACGATCAAGAGCGGATCTGTCTGATGATCGGGCGCGCCTATCGTTTCCCGGCCGTCGCGCTGCGCTTCTTCAATGTCTTCGGGACCCGGCAGGCCCTCTCCAATCCTTATACCGGCGTTCTGGCGATTTTCGCCAGCCGATTGTTGAACGGCAATCGGCCGCTGATCTTTGAAGACGGCCTTCAGCGGCGCGATTTCGTCAGCGTCTATGATGTGGCGCGCGCCTGCCGGCTGGCGTTGGAAGTGCCGGAGGCGGCCGGGGAGGCGTTGAACATCGGAAGCGGCCGCTCTTATACGATTCGGGAGGTGGCCGACCGGATGGCGGCGGCGCTCGGAAAAGAGGGGATTCAGCCTGAAATCACCGGACAATACCGGGCCGGGGACATCCGGCACTGCTTCGCCGATATCACCCGTGCCCGAAAGGTCCTCGGGTACGAGCCTCGCGTCACATTGGAGGAAGGGTTGGTCGAGTTGGCGTCATGGTTGAAGGGGCAGGTGGCGATCGATCGTGTTTCGGATGCCCG
- a CDS encoding ABC transporter ATP-binding protein has product MIDQTTNPEWLSQGRRALVFIRPFRGVVFVILGLTLGGAALSAVEPLVLKYLFDELGGGGTLQTVGLAVGGLLALGLGREAILALSSWLTWRVRLGVHYGLLEATVDRLHSLPLTFHKEESVGGIMTKLDRGIQGFLQALSEIAFNVLPALVYLALSFVLMLRLDGRLSWVVLAFTPLPALIGAWAAEPQTRRERTLLDRWAKIYSRFNEVLSGIMTVKSFAMEDEEKRRFLSGVHEANEVVVRGVGFDSGVGAAKNGIVMLARIAAIAFGGVLILRGEMTVGTLVAFLGYVGGLFGPVQGLTGIYQTLRRASVSLQTIYAILDAQDRLADPPNAREVESLRGEVLFAGVGFAYHEKKPIVRRIDLYVRPGEMIALVGPSGAGKTTLMALLQRLYDPTAGAILVDGADLRTLKQRSLRRQIGVVLQEALLFNDSVRNNIAYGKPGASQREIIEAAQAAHAHEFIERLPEGYETLVGERGGRFSAGERQRIAIARALLKNPPILILDEATSALDAESEALVQEALARLVKGRTTFVIAHRLSTVVGADRILVLKGGEIIESGDHEALMKADGYYASLVRRQTQGLLASASSTPLASLNDPI; this is encoded by the coding sequence ATGATAGATCAAACAACAAATCCGGAGTGGCTTTCGCAAGGACGGCGGGCGCTGGTCTTTATCCGCCCTTTCCGCGGCGTTGTATTCGTGATCCTCGGATTGACGCTGGGGGGGGCGGCGCTGAGCGCGGTGGAGCCGCTTGTTCTCAAATATCTCTTTGACGAACTCGGCGGCGGGGGGACCCTCCAGACGGTGGGGCTCGCCGTCGGCGGGCTGCTGGCGCTGGGGCTCGGCCGTGAGGCGATCCTCGCCCTCTCCAGCTGGCTCACCTGGCGGGTCCGGCTCGGGGTCCACTACGGGCTGCTAGAAGCGACGGTCGACCGCCTCCATTCGCTCCCCCTGACCTTCCACAAAGAAGAAAGCGTCGGCGGGATCATGACCAAGCTCGATCGGGGAATTCAGGGGTTTCTCCAAGCGCTCAGCGAAATCGCTTTTAATGTCCTGCCGGCGCTGGTCTACCTCGCCCTCTCTTTTGTTCTGATGCTCCGGCTCGACGGGCGGCTTTCGTGGGTCGTGCTCGCCTTCACCCCGCTCCCGGCGTTGATCGGCGCCTGGGCGGCCGAGCCGCAGACCCGGCGGGAGCGGACGCTGCTCGACCGCTGGGCCAAGATCTACTCGCGCTTCAATGAAGTCCTCTCCGGCATCATGACCGTGAAGAGCTTTGCGATGGAAGATGAGGAGAAGCGCCGTTTCCTGAGCGGCGTCCATGAAGCGAACGAGGTGGTGGTGCGCGGGGTCGGTTTTGATTCCGGCGTCGGCGCGGCGAAGAACGGGATCGTCATGCTGGCCCGGATCGCGGCGATCGCCTTCGGCGGCGTTTTGATTCTCCGAGGCGAGATGACCGTCGGTACACTCGTCGCCTTTCTCGGCTACGTCGGCGGCCTCTTCGGACCGGTCCAGGGTCTCACCGGGATTTACCAAACCCTCCGGCGCGCTTCGGTCTCTCTCCAGACAATCTACGCGATTCTCGACGCGCAGGACCGGCTGGCCGATCCGCCGAACGCGCGGGAAGTCGAATCGCTCCGCGGGGAGGTCCTCTTCGCCGGCGTCGGCTTTGCCTACCATGAAAAAAAACCGATCGTTCGGCGGATCGACCTCTATGTCCGGCCGGGGGAGATGATCGCCCTCGTCGGCCCGAGCGGCGCCGGCAAGACGACCCTCATGGCGCTGCTCCAGCGGCTCTACGACCCGACCGCCGGCGCGATCCTCGTCGACGGGGCCGATCTGCGGACCCTCAAGCAGCGATCGCTCCGGCGGCAGATCGGCGTGGTCCTTCAGGAGGCGCTGCTCTTCAACGATTCGGTCCGAAACAACATCGCCTACGGCAAACCGGGCGCCTCACAGCGTGAGATCATCGAAGCGGCCCAGGCGGCCCATGCGCACGAATTCATCGAGCGTCTTCCGGAAGGATATGAGACCCTGGTGGGGGAGCGGGGAGGCCGGTTCTCGGCGGGAGAGCGGCAGCGGATCGCGATCGCGCGCGCGCTGCTGAAGAATCCGCCGATCCTCATTTTGGATGAAGCGACCTCGGCGCTCGACGCGGAGTCGGAGGCGCTGGTTCAAGAAGCGCTGGCGCGGCTGGTCAAAGGACGGACCACCTTCGTCATTGCCCACCGCCTCTCTACCGTTGTCGGCGCCGATCGAATCTTGGTCCTCAAGGGGGGGGAGATCATCGAGAGCGGCGATCACGAAGCCCTGATGAAGGCCGACGGCTATTACGCCTCTCTCGTCCGGCGGCAGACGCAGGGGCTTCTCGCAAGCGCCTCTTCCACCCCGCTGGCCTCCCTCAACGATCCGATCTGA
- a CDS encoding UDP-glucuronic acid decarboxylase family protein, translating into MHSSFDPERKKILVTGGAGFLGSHLCGRLLAQGHQILCLDNYFTGSKENIRSFLDHPRFEAIRHDIVHPIDLEVDRIYNLACPASPVHYQFDPVRTVQANVLGVTHMLELARRTKARILQASTSEVYGDPEVHPQPESYWGNVNPIGPRSCYDEGKRVAETLMMDYHRQYRIDIRIVRIFNTYGPAMAPNDGRVVSNFILQALQGNEITVYGDGSQTRSFCYVDDLIEGIIRMMEAPGLTGPVNLGNPEEFTVLELAEKVISLTGSRSKIVHKPLPQDDPTQRRPDITSARESLSWEPKIRLEEGLKKTIAYFEQYGLATKALPVRAARTKQNGNAASRLPTGALRRAG; encoded by the coding sequence ATGCATTCAAGCTTTGATCCAGAGCGAAAGAAAATTTTGGTCACGGGCGGCGCCGGTTTTCTCGGCTCGCATCTTTGCGGGCGGCTCCTTGCGCAGGGACATCAGATCCTCTGCCTGGACAATTACTTCACAGGGTCAAAGGAGAACATCCGTTCTTTCCTCGATCATCCCCGGTTTGAAGCGATCCGGCACGACATCGTTCATCCGATCGATCTGGAGGTCGATCGGATTTACAATCTTGCCTGCCCCGCCTCGCCGGTCCATTATCAGTTCGACCCGGTCCGCACCGTTCAGGCGAACGTGCTCGGCGTCACCCATATGCTGGAATTGGCGCGACGGACCAAAGCCCGCATCCTCCAAGCCTCCACCTCGGAGGTTTATGGAGACCCCGAAGTCCACCCCCAGCCGGAGTCTTATTGGGGAAACGTCAACCCGATCGGCCCTCGAAGCTGTTATGACGAGGGAAAGCGGGTGGCAGAGACCCTGATGATGGATTACCACCGGCAGTACCGGATCGATATCCGGATCGTCCGGATCTTCAACACCTACGGACCCGCCATGGCCCCCAATGACGGACGGGTGGTGAGCAACTTCATCCTTCAAGCGCTTCAAGGAAATGAGATCACGGTCTACGGCGACGGCAGCCAGACCCGCTCCTTCTGCTACGTCGATGATCTGATCGAAGGGATCATCCGGATGATGGAGGCGCCCGGTTTGACCGGGCCGGTGAATCTGGGGAATCCGGAGGAGTTTACCGTGCTGGAGCTGGCCGAGAAGGTCATCTCCCTCACCGGGTCCCGCTCCAAGATCGTTCATAAGCCCCTCCCTCAGGACGATCCGACACAGCGCCGTCCCGATATTACCTCGGCGAGAGAATCGCTTTCCTGGGAGCCGAAGATCCGGCTCGAAGAGGGGCTCAAAAAGACAATCGCTTATTTTGAACAATATGGTCTTGCAACGAAGGCCCTTCCCGTCCGAGCGGCCCGAACGAAACAAAACGGCAACGCGGCCTCACGCCTGCCGACCGGCGCGCTGCGCCGGGCCGGCTAA
- a CDS encoding glycosyl hydrolase, translating to MIEAIKFWNEPNNLSHWDFTIDPEWKEYVRMTRSAAERVRALCPSLRRVLGGISPIDPSFIALLGRHGLLASVDVVAVHGFPLDWNHWQLEEWPKKIEAIEKVTDLPVWVTEVGVSTFGADEVQRFGLQRTAALLLGRVERLFWYSLLDLPPAWEATTRHKESEGSSYYRHFYMGLVRDNGTPKPALDCFNPEMGICQWFHFQDHRLESAVAWLRRMGVKKLRTGLSWADWHRPGAIAWFDHQMAQLAEFELTITLCFTPPSRGRLPHHTSPPLVPEEFAEFAEWVVRRYVLGEKKETDMPRRILEPMRPEGDGVAPVRSDR from the coding sequence ATGATCGAAGCGATCAAGTTCTGGAACGAGCCGAACAATCTTTCTCATTGGGATTTTACGATCGACCCGGAGTGGAAGGAGTATGTGCGGATGACCCGGTCGGCGGCGGAGCGGGTGCGCGCCCTCTGCCCTTCCTTGCGCCGGGTGTTGGGAGGGATCTCGCCGATCGATCCGAGTTTCATCGCCCTTCTCGGCCGTCACGGCTTGCTGGCGTCGGTCGATGTCGTGGCGGTCCACGGCTTTCCGCTCGACTGGAATCACTGGCAACTCGAAGAGTGGCCGAAGAAGATCGAAGCGATCGAGAAGGTGACCGACCTTCCGGTTTGGGTCACCGAGGTGGGGGTCTCCACCTTCGGGGCGGATGAAGTTCAACGCTTTGGATTGCAGCGGACGGCGGCGCTTTTATTAGGTCGAGTCGAGCGGCTCTTCTGGTACAGCCTTCTCGATCTCCCCCCGGCCTGGGAGGCGACGACCCGCCACAAAGAGAGCGAGGGAAGTTCATATTATCGGCATTTCTATATGGGATTGGTTCGGGACAACGGCACGCCGAAACCGGCGCTCGATTGTTTCAACCCCGAGATGGGGATCTGCCAGTGGTTTCACTTTCAGGATCACCGCCTTGAATCGGCGGTCGCCTGGCTGCGGCGGATGGGGGTGAAAAAACTCCGGACCGGGTTGAGCTGGGCCGATTGGCACCGGCCCGGCGCCATCGCATGGTTCGATCATCAAATGGCGCAACTCGCCGAATTCGAGCTGACGATCACTCTCTGCTTCACCCCCCCCTCGCGGGGGCGCCTCCCGCATCACACAAGCCCTCCCTTGGTGCCGGAGGAGTTTGCCGAATTCGCCGAGTGGGTGGTCCGGCGGTATGTCCTCGGTGAGAAAAAGGAGACCGACATGCCTCGGCGGATTCTCGAGCCGATGCGACCCGAAGGGGACGGCGTCGCGCCGGTCAGATCGGATCGTTGA